GCCGCGCGCGGTGGCCGGGTTGGTGCGCGGATCGATGTCCCGGAGCTGAAGTCGTTTGGCGACCAGGTCGACCGCGCGGCCAGCCGGCTCACGATCGGCGTGATCACCGCGGCGCTGATCATCGGCTCGTCGATCGTGATGAACAGCGTCGGCGGCGGCGTCGGCAATCGCGGACTGATGGCGCTCGGCGTGCTCGGCTTCGTCGGCGCTGCGGCCGCCGGGGTCTGGATCGTCTATTCGATCTGGAAGGGCAGCCACCACCGTTGACCGCGGCGGACGGCGTTGACGGCGAAGGGCGTTAGTAGTAATACTACTAACCATGCAACTGACCGACACCCAGCAGTCCATCCTCGACCTGATCGCCGAGCGCATCGCCGAGGAAGGCGTGCCGCCCTCGCAGGCGGAGATCGCGCGCGCCTTTGGTTTCAGCAGCGTGCGCGCCGCGCAGTACCACCTGGAAGCCCTCGAGGCCGCTGGCGCCATCGAGCGCGTGCCCGGGCGCGCGCGCGGCATCCGCGTGCTGCAGGCGGCGCGCCCGGCGCAGGGCGCGTTGCCGCTGGCCGGCAACGCCGATGTGCTGGAGCTGCCGGTACTGGGCCAGGTCGCGGCCGGGCTGCCGATCGGCGCCGATATCGGCAGTGACCAGATGGTGCTGATGGACCGGGCGTTCTTCTCGCCGGCGCCGGACTACCTGCTGCGCGTGCGCGGCGACTCGATGCGTGACGAGGGCATCTTCGACGGCGACCTGATCGGCGTGCACCGCACCAGCGATGCGCGCTCGGGGCAGATCGTCATCGCCCGCATCGACGACACGATCACCGTCAAGCTGCTCAAGATCGGGCGTGACCGCATCCGCCTGCTGCCGCGCAATCCCGACTACGCGCCGATCGAGGTCGAGCCGGGGCAGGAGTTCGCCATCGAGGGCCTGTACTGCGGCCTGGTGAGGCCGAACCGGTGAGGCTGCCCCGTGACCTGCGCGCGCCGATCCCCGGTGGCGGCGTTTTCCCACCGTTCTGCCGGGCCATGGCCGCTGCCGACGCCCCGCGCCACCGGCTAGTTTCGATTCCCCGCGCCGAAGTCGCAGTCCCTGCGACCGGCGGCGGACACACTGCACACATCCCGAATACCTGATCCGAGGACGACCACGATGGACGAGAACAAGAAGCGCGCGCTTTCAGCGGCCCTGGGCCAGATCGAAAAGCAGTACGGCAAAGGCTCGGTGATCCGCATGGGTGACCGCGTCGCCGAAGTGGTTCCGGTGATCCCCACCGGTTCGCTGCAGCTCGACATCGCGCTCGGCATCGGCGGCCTGCCGCGCGGCCGCGTGATCGAGATCTACGGCCCGGAGTCCTCGGGCAAGACCACGCTGACCCTGCAGACCATCGCCGAATGCCAGAAGCTCGGCGGCGTGGCGGCGTTCATCGACGCCGAGCACGCGCTCGATCCCACCTACGCGCAGAAGCTCGGCGTCAACGTCGATGACCTGCTGGTGTCGCAGCCGGACACCGGTGAGCAGGCGCTGGAGATCGCCGACATGCTGGTGCGCTCCAATGCCGTCGACATGGTGGTGATCGACTCGGTCGCCGCGCTCACCCCGCGCGCCGAGATCGAGGGCGAGATGGGCGACCAGCTGCCCGGCCTGCAGGCGCGGCTCATGAGCCAGGCGCTGCGCAAGCTCACCGGCAACATCAAGCGCAGCAACTGCATGGTGTTCTTCATCAACCAGCTGCGCCACAAGATCGGCATCATGATGCCCGGCCAGAGCCCGGAGACCACCACCGGCGGCAACGCGCTCAAGTTCTACGCCTCGGTGCGCCTGGACATCCGCCGCATCGGCGCGATCAAGAAGGGTGACGAGATCATCGGCAACCAGACCCGCATCAAGGTGGTCAAGAACAAGATGGCGCCGCCGTTCAAGCAGGTCATCACCGAGATCCTCTATGGCGAGGGCATCAGCCGCGAAGGCGAGCTGATCGACATGGCGGTCGAGGCCAAGATCGTCGAGAAGGCCGGTGCCTGGTACAGCTACGGCGAGGAGCGCATCGGCCAGGGCAAGGAGAACGCCCGCCAGTACCTCAAGGAGAACATCGCCGTGGCCCAGCGCATCGAATCCGAGCTGCGCGCGCGCCTGGCGCCGGTGGTGG
This Luteimonas sp. MC1572 DNA region includes the following protein-coding sequences:
- the recA gene encoding recombinase RecA, whose translation is MDENKKRALSAALGQIEKQYGKGSVIRMGDRVAEVVPVIPTGSLQLDIALGIGGLPRGRVIEIYGPESSGKTTLTLQTIAECQKLGGVAAFIDAEHALDPTYAQKLGVNVDDLLVSQPDTGEQALEIADMLVRSNAVDMVVIDSVAALTPRAEIEGEMGDQLPGLQARLMSQALRKLTGNIKRSNCMVFFINQLRHKIGIMMPGQSPETTTGGNALKFYASVRLDIRRIGAIKKGDEIIGNQTRIKVVKNKMAPPFKQVITEILYGEGISREGELIDMAVEAKIVEKAGAWYSYGEERIGQGKENARQYLKENIAVAQRIESELRARLAPVVAPVVAAEDAEDEAETKDKPKSRAKAAEA
- the lexA gene encoding transcriptional repressor LexA; this encodes MQLTDTQQSILDLIAERIAEEGVPPSQAEIARAFGFSSVRAAQYHLEALEAAGAIERVPGRARGIRVLQAARPAQGALPLAGNADVLELPVLGQVAAGLPIGADIGSDQMVLMDRAFFSPAPDYLLRVRGDSMRDEGIFDGDLIGVHRTSDARSGQIVIARIDDTITVKLLKIGRDRIRLLPRNPDYAPIEVEPGQEFAIEGLYCGLVRPNR